Proteins from a single region of Methanotorris igneus Kol 5:
- a CDS encoding pentapeptide repeat-containing protein: protein MAICKRCQRILDRYKNYTPKEVIKDSYCIFHHPSYWKEYGDKVREAFYNEVVDAVTNDKELICVGYYLPEIDFRDFADRIGKDKIIFKKRVIFEEANFQKINFGKVEFRENVYFSKAKFNGIVRFLEVVFDGKVYFSRTAFMGRRSF from the coding sequence TTGGCTATTTGCAAAAGATGTCAGAGAATCCTTGATAGATATAAAAACTACACTCCAAAGGAAGTGATAAAAGATAGTTATTGTATATTTCATCATCCAAGCTATTGGAAAGAATATGGAGATAAAGTTAGGGAGGCATTTTATAATGAAGTGGTGGATGCAGTAACTAATGATAAGGAACTAATTTGTGTTGGTTACTATTTGCCAGAGATTGATTTTAGAGATTTTGCTGATAGAATTGGAAAGGATAAAATTATATTTAAAAAAAGAGTGATTTTTGAAGAAGCCAATTTCCAGAAGATTAATTTTGGTAAAGTAGAGTTTAGGGAAAATGTTTATTTTTCTAAGGCAAAATTTAATGGTATAGTCCGTTTTTTAGAGGTTGTGTTTGATGGAAAGGTTTATTTTTCAAGAACTGCATTTATGGGGAGGCGGAGTTTTTAG
- a CDS encoding RNA-guided endonuclease TnpB family protein, whose product MSNKTKSKGTQELSYQVVLSYKVSHNYPLKTFLIECKDKLNECIDMIWNNIEYTKKDKPKLPKSNEFKRNLRNKLLENWSYASHYIDGIIKTAYSILQSWASNYKRGYRTKTKPVVERLFVRVKTTLIKYDKERAEIRITIKPRKEYLTLNIKNEWFFDKVKDLTIGEIILKENEAFLTFKDNLNYSDKDIIVGVDSNLKSLDLFHPIEGWIRIDLTELHRLKEVYDKKIDGLKKLLKKCPLRVLRKINRLFERRRNRVKDFLHKLTTQLSRLFPDAIFVFEDLNKRRMYKNKHFNRRIDRANWNGIIEKISYKAIVILVNPAYTSTTCPICGSKMESQEGQVVCYNCSNSFNRQVVGCFNIFKRGLNVIKRFMGGSGVISERSDENLKTVRFLCPRQGQRSLLRD is encoded by the coding sequence ATGTCCAATAAGACAAAATCAAAAGGGACTCAGGAATTATCCTATCAAGTCGTTCTATCCTACAAAGTTAGCCATAACTATCCACTTAAAACGTTCTTAATCGAATGCAAAGATAAGTTAAACGAATGCATAGACATGATTTGGAATAACATAGAATACACTAAAAAAGACAAACCAAAACTACCAAAATCAAACGAATTCAAAAGAAACCTAAGAAACAAACTCTTAGAAAATTGGAGTTATGCCTCTCACTACATCGATGGGATTATAAAAACCGCCTATTCCATCCTACAAAGTTGGGCTTCGAACTACAAAAGAGGTTATAGAACTAAAACAAAACCAGTAGTAGAGAGGTTATTCGTTAGAGTTAAAACAACTCTAATAAAATACGACAAAGAAAGAGCGGAGATAAGAATAACGATAAAACCAAGAAAAGAGTATTTAACCTTAAACATCAAAAATGAGTGGTTTTTCGATAAGGTTAAGGACTTAACAATTGGAGAAATTATTTTAAAGGAAAATGAAGCATTCTTAACCTTCAAAGATAATCTAAACTATTCAGACAAAGATATAATCGTTGGAGTAGATAGCAATCTAAAATCCCTCGATTTATTTCATCCGATAGAGGGTTGGATAAGGATAGATTTAACCGAATTACACCGACTTAAGGAGGTTTATGATAAAAAGATTGATGGGCTTAAAAAACTGCTCAAAAAATGTCCTTTAAGAGTTTTGAGAAAGATAAATAGGTTATTCGAAAGAAGGAGAAATAGGGTTAAGGACTTTTTACACAAACTTACAACACAATTATCTCGACTATTTCCGGATGCAATTTTTGTCTTCGAGGATTTGAATAAGAGAAGGATGTATAAAAATAAACACTTCAATAGAAGAATAGATAGGGCGAATTGGAATGGAATAATCGAAAAAATAAGTTATAAGGCGATTGTTATCTTAGTTAATCCTGCCTACACTTCAACGACCTGTCCTATATGCGGGAGTAAAATGGAGTCCCAAGAAGGGCAGGTCGTTTGCTATAATTGTTCAAACTCTTTTAATCGCCAAGTAGTTGGCTGTTTTAATATTTTTAAACGAGGTTTGAATGTAATCAAAAGGTTTATGGGTGGCTCTGGGGTTATCTCGGAGCGAAGCGACGAGAACTTAAAAACCGTTAGGTTTTTATGTCCACGACAGGGGCAGAGGTCTCTGCTAAGAGACTGA
- a CDS encoding MoaD/ThiS family protein, translating into MDMKVHVEFENITKVIEVEKGSKVGDLLKKLNLRNVIVMRNDEFLLDDDELIENDNIKIIKVSSGG; encoded by the coding sequence ATGGATATGAAAGTCCATGTTGAATTTGAAAACATAACAAAAGTAATTGAGGTTGAAAAAGGTTCAAAGGTTGGGGATTTATTGAAAAAATTGAACCTGAGAAATGTTATAGTCATGAGAAATGATGAATTTTTGTTAGACGATGATGAATTAATAGAAAATGATAATATAAAGATTATAAAAGTATCTTCTGGGGGATAA
- a CDS encoding pentapeptide repeat-containing protein, with translation MFSRAVFNEGANFSRTTFNKKAYFLGTIFKRDVDFSRTTFRGDVDFLGVTFKNLTKFINVSFELAKFLHCIFEDITVFKRRETFSPDKNEVVIFNFVNFKNPQNTTFMDFPLSKISFLMTDVKDITIIAKAEEILSEKLLRYKEKEERGKINETNKNENFEKVIKILRPYLRQETVLAEYRNIRKSFEKNRTFVEASELFIKEMELLKKGLPWFEKAVYDFYYGLSKYGESIIRPIFWSAVFIFVYPLIILFLNYNNDFSKVTEFYPKCLKETLRAFFQLGIIDKSSLMISYEWSIRIISLILLSNLFIAIKRRLERV, from the coding sequence ATTTTTTCAAGGGCAGTATTTAATGAAGGTGCTAACTTTTCAAGGACCACATTTAACAAAAAGGCATATTTTTTAGGAACTATATTCAAGAGGGACGTTGATTTTTCAAGGACGACATTTAGGGGAGATGTGGATTTTCTCGGAGTGACATTCAAAAACTTAACCAAATTCATAAACGTTTCCTTTGAACTCGCAAAATTTTTGCATTGTATATTTGAAGATATTACCGTTTTTAAAAGGAGAGAGACATTCAGCCCAGATAAGAATGAAGTAGTAATTTTTAATTTTGTGAATTTTAAAAACCCGCAAAACACTACATTTATGGACTTCCCACTGTCCAAAATATCCTTTTTAATGACTGATGTTAAAGACATTACAATAATAGCAAAAGCAGAGGAAATTTTAAGTGAAAAACTTTTAAGATACAAAGAAAAAGAAGAAAGGGGAAAGATAAACGAGACAAATAAAAATGAGAACTTTGAAAAAGTGATAAAGATACTTAGACCATATTTGAGGCAAGAGACCGTCCTCGCAGAGTATAGAAACATAAGGAAGTCATTTGAAAAGAACCGGACTTTTGTAGAGGCATCAGAGTTGTTTATTAAAGAAATGGAACTACTGAAAAAAGGACTTCCATGGTTTGAAAAGGCAGTTTATGATTTCTATTATGGGCTATCAAAATATGGTGAGTCCATTATAAGGCCCATCTTTTGGTCTGCGGTTTTTATTTTTGTATATCCTCTAATAATACTGTTCTTAAACTACAATAATGATTTCTCAAAAGTAACAGAATTCTACCCAAAATGCCTAAAAGAGACATTGAGGGCATTTTTCCAACTCGGCATAATTGATAAATCATCCTTAATGATATCTTACGAGTGGTCAATCAGGATAATCTCATTAATTCTATTGAGTAATCTCTTTATAGCAATTAAAAGAAGATTGGAGAGAGTATAG
- the metG gene encoding methionine--tRNA ligase — protein sequence MKYLITTALAYTNGPLHLGHARSTYIPADILTRYLKLRGENAIHIGGTDNHGVPITLTAEKEGTTPEKIVERYHNEIKRDLDSLNIEFDAFGKTHSDIHIETAQEFYKKLKENGYIYEKEIEQFYCPKCSKFLPDRYVEGTCPHCGGEARGDHCEGCGRHLEPTELIDPYCVHCKSKPEVRKTTHYFFKLSALKEQLKEYIENAKEMPEHVKNMALSWIEELHDWDISRDISWGVPIPDNPNQVMYVWLEAPIGYISNTKLLGDIWKEYWLKNNDTKIYHMIGKDITVHHAVFWPGMLIAHGEYNLPSAVVSGGYLTLEGKKMSTSKKWVVWVKDFVENFEADYLRYYLTMSAPLHKDCDFSWDDFQRRINNELIDIIGNFTHRTFVFTHRKFKKIPIVDENRLKEEDKKLLEKCKETIEKVDKHIRNFEFRDGLVSILHLAREGNIYFQNMQPWTIEDEERLEEILYVCCKVVKTITYLLYPYMPKKAMELLNMMNEELDLGLRGNELKKPKIIFKKVEDEKIKKMKEKLKKVEEENKKKEEKKEVKGMDLIDIEYLSKIDLRVGEIKSAEDIPKSKKLLKLIVDIGGEERQIVAGIKGHYTPEELVGKKVIVVCNLKPAKLCGVKSEGMLLAGENEDGSVVSLLTIDKDLPAGSKIH from the coding sequence ATGAAATATCTAATCACAACAGCATTGGCATACACAAACGGACCTTTGCATTTAGGGCATGCGAGAAGCACATATATCCCAGCAGACATTTTAACAAGATATTTAAAATTAAGAGGAGAGAATGCCATCCATATTGGGGGGACAGATAACCACGGAGTCCCAATAACATTAACAGCAGAGAAAGAAGGCACCACACCCGAAAAAATTGTTGAAAGATACCACAATGAAATAAAGAGGGATTTAGATAGCTTAAATATTGAATTTGATGCATTTGGAAAAACCCACAGCGATATTCACATAGAGACAGCACAAGAATTTTACAAAAAATTAAAAGAAAATGGATACATTTATGAAAAGGAAATTGAGCAATTTTACTGCCCAAAATGCAGCAAGTTTTTGCCTGATAGATACGTTGAGGGAACATGCCCACATTGTGGAGGAGAGGCAAGAGGAGACCACTGTGAAGGTTGTGGAAGGCATTTAGAACCAACAGAATTGATTGACCCTTACTGTGTTCACTGTAAATCAAAACCTGAGGTTAGAAAAACTACCCACTATTTCTTTAAGTTAAGTGCTCTAAAAGAGCAATTAAAAGAATACATAGAGAATGCAAAAGAAATGCCCGAACATGTAAAAAACATGGCTTTGAGTTGGATTGAAGAATTGCACGACTGGGATATCTCAAGAGATATAAGTTGGGGAGTTCCTATCCCAGATAATCCAAACCAAGTAATGTATGTCTGGTTGGAGGCACCTATTGGATATATATCAAACACAAAACTTTTAGGAGATATTTGGAAAGAATACTGGCTTAAAAATAATGACACAAAAATATACCACATGATTGGGAAAGACATCACGGTTCATCACGCCGTCTTTTGGCCTGGAATGTTGATTGCGCATGGAGAATACAACTTACCAAGTGCAGTTGTTAGTGGGGGTTACCTTACATTAGAAGGAAAAAAGATGAGCACAAGTAAAAAATGGGTCGTTTGGGTGAAGGATTTTGTTGAAAACTTTGAGGCAGATTATTTAAGGTATTATTTAACAATGTCAGCCCCATTGCATAAGGACTGTGACTTTTCATGGGATGATTTCCAAAGAAGGATTAATAATGAACTCATTGACATTATAGGGAATTTTACACACAGGACCTTTGTATTCACCCACAGAAAATTCAAAAAAATCCCAATAGTTGACGAAAACAGATTAAAAGAAGAAGATAAAAAGTTATTGGAAAAATGCAAAGAAACCATTGAAAAGGTCGATAAACATATAAGAAATTTCGAATTTAGGGATGGTCTTGTGAGTATTTTACATTTAGCAAGGGAGGGAAATATCTACTTCCAAAACATGCAACCATGGACAATTGAGGATGAAGAGAGGTTGGAAGAAATCTTATATGTTTGCTGTAAAGTGGTAAAAACCATAACCTACCTTCTCTATCCATACATGCCTAAAAAGGCAATGGAACTTTTAAATATGATGAATGAAGAATTGGATTTGGGGTTGAGAGGAAACGAATTGAAAAAACCAAAGATTATATTCAAAAAAGTAGAAGATGAAAAAATCAAAAAGATGAAAGAAAAATTAAAGAAAGTTGAAGAAGAAAACAAAAAGAAAGAAGAAAAGAAAGAGGTGAAAGGCATGGATTTGATTGATATTGAATATTTAAGCAAAATAGATTTGAGAGTTGGAGAAATTAAGAGCGCTGAGGATATTCCAAAATCAAAAAAACTTTTAAAATTAATTGTTGATATTGGTGGAGAAGAGAGGCAAATCGTTGCAGGAATAAAAGGACACTACACACCTGAAGAATTAGTTGGAAAAAAGGTAATTGTTGTCTGTAATTTAAAACCAGCAAAATTGTGCGGAGTTAAGTCAGAGGGTATGTTATTGGCAGGAGAAAACGAAGATGGAAGTGTTGTCAGTTTATTAACTATTGATAAGGACTTACCTGCTGGAAGTAAGATTCACTAA
- the pyrE gene encoding orotate phosphoribosyltransferase, whose product MEELRRELIELLKEVGCIKFGEFILASGKKSNYYIDIKKATTNPKVLKCIAKLIKEYIKNEDVKVAGVELGSVPIATAVSIETDKELLIIRKKPKDYGTKNKIEGELNKGDKVVVVEDVTTTGGSVIKAVNEIRENGGIVEKVFVVVDRLEGAKENLKNIGVELIPLVTIEDLGVKRN is encoded by the coding sequence ATGGAAGAGTTAAGAAGAGAACTTATAGAACTTTTAAAAGAAGTTGGTTGTATAAAATTTGGAGAATTTATTTTAGCATCTGGAAAGAAGAGTAACTACTATATTGACATAAAAAAAGCCACTACAAACCCAAAAGTGTTAAAATGCATTGCAAAACTTATAAAAGAGTATATAAAAAATGAGGATGTTAAGGTTGCTGGTGTTGAGTTAGGTTCTGTCCCTATAGCAACAGCGGTATCCATAGAAACTGATAAAGAATTACTCATCATAAGAAAAAAACCTAAAGATTATGGGACTAAAAATAAAATTGAAGGAGAATTGAATAAAGGAGATAAGGTTGTTGTGGTTGAGGATGTGACTACAACTGGTGGAAGTGTTATTAAGGCAGTTAATGAAATTAGAGAAAATGGAGGAATTGTAGAGAAAGTTTTTGTTGTTGTTGATAGATTAGAAGGGGCAAAAGAGAATTTAAAAAATATTGGTGTTGAGTTGATTCCATTGGTTACGATTGAGGACTTAGGAGTTAAAAGAAATTAA
- the hemB gene encoding porphobilinogen synthase translates to MLIRPRRLRKNQKIRDLVRETTLTKNDLIMPIFVDENLKSNERKEIQSMPNQYRFSIEGAVEEAKEIADLGIPAVILFGIPKHKDEVASSAYDKNGVIQKTIKGIKDELGDELLVIADVCLCEYTSHGHCGIVKDGKILNDETLEILSKIALSYAESGADIVAPSDMMDGRVKAIRETLEKHGFDDVAIMSYAAKYASSFYGPFRDAAESAPKFGDRKSYQMDIGNAREAMKEIKLDIEEGADLILVKPALPYLDIIRMARDRFDVPIGGYCVSGEYAMVEAAARNGWLNRESAIFETLLSIKRAGADFIITYWAKEVASWYLY, encoded by the coding sequence ATGCTAATCAGACCAAGGAGATTGAGAAAAAACCAAAAAATTAGAGATTTGGTTAGAGAAACAACATTAACAAAAAATGATTTAATAATGCCAATATTTGTGGATGAAAATTTGAAAAGCAATGAAAGGAAGGAAATACAATCAATGCCTAACCAATATAGATTCAGCATAGAGGGAGCTGTTGAAGAAGCAAAAGAAATTGCTGATTTAGGTATTCCAGCAGTTATTTTGTTTGGAATCCCAAAACACAAAGATGAAGTAGCATCATCTGCTTATGATAAAAACGGAGTTATCCAAAAAACTATAAAGGGTATTAAAGATGAGTTGGGGGATGAACTTTTGGTTATTGCAGATGTTTGCTTATGCGAATACACATCCCACGGACATTGTGGAATCGTTAAGGATGGAAAGATATTAAATGACGAAACCTTGGAGATTTTAAGTAAAATAGCACTTTCCTATGCAGAAAGTGGGGCTGATATTGTAGCTCCGTCAGATATGATGGATGGGAGGGTTAAAGCAATTAGGGAAACCTTAGAAAAACATGGATTTGATGACGTTGCTATAATGAGTTATGCGGCAAAATATGCATCCTCTTTCTACGGCCCATTTAGGGATGCAGCAGAGAGTGCCCCAAAATTTGGGGATAGAAAAAGTTATCAAATGGATATTGGAAATGCAAGAGAGGCGATGAAAGAGATTAAGTTGGACATTGAAGAAGGGGCGGATTTAATACTTGTAAAACCAGCATTACCTTACTTGGACATAATAAGGATGGCAAGGGACAGATTTGATGTGCCTATTGGAGGATATTGTGTTAGTGGAGAGTATGCAATGGTTGAAGCAGCAGCAAGGAATGGATGGTTGAATAGAGAAAGTGCAATATTTGAAACATTATTGAGTATAAAAAGGGCAGGGGCAGATTTCATAATAACATACTGGGCAAAGGAAGTGGCATCATGGTATTTATATTAA
- a CDS encoding HTH domain-containing protein yields the protein MIESKYVDIEKEIESMVNRKDFDFWEFLKRAYESNVKLDIGHFIILNILIGVGELYRRLSEEVGKNQARKILEKKGIFTKNSEYVSGEYLKKFIGRSSRVAVHNRIRDLKDLGFEIESKSGPLGGYKLVKTPDWFQ from the coding sequence ATGATTGAGAGTAAGTATGTTGATATTGAAAAGGAAATTGAATCAATGGTTAATAGGAAGGACTTTGATTTTTGGGAATTTTTAAAGAGGGCTTATGAGAGCAATGTGAAGCTTGATATTGGGCATTTTATTATACTCAATATTTTAATTGGAGTGGGGGAATTATATAGGCGTTTGAGTGAGGAAGTTGGTAAAAACCAAGCACGGAAGATACTTGAAAAAAAAGGCATATTCACGAAAAACTCTGAATATGTTTCTGGAGAATATTTAAAAAAGTTTATAGGCAGGAGTAGTAGAGTTGCCGTACATAATAGAATAAGAGACTTGAAAGATTTGGGATTTGAAATTGAAAGTAAATCTGGACCTTTGGGAGGATATAAATTAGTGAAAACTCCAGATTGGTTTCAATGA
- a CDS encoding S-layer protein, which produces MDIKKVGILFLMFIFLSFCSAFPTNAIVIANKDSVDYDYAKLLMNNMYSNKKVTVVGNHINITDTKVYYIPAYNKLKISENGETLIVEFENNNKSIQYKSLTYEREINFEKDKKVEFFGKLYKILDHDGDSLILGDEVKNITTNESFEYKNYKIVLKAVSFDKNELLVDVYKDNELIESVKLKKGKYHQVKDSDIGIIYNETYESLKRLYFNFNVYDAIKLVDGEEFPLNKDFIVYIRGNKIELEHKHPENLPENFKIMNFNVYVDSFGNITTFRVKTTHNYEEEIDDIQYLGDDVWGIKEGNKTYVFYCGEKYKNATFYFGCGKILDDNVLKVDSDLILIGGPVSNNITNQIKDKLKIKIDNNNPGKNRGVIQLIKNPYNPKHNILVLAGSDRNGTKACVLAVINGIYKNQDIMIVELDGDKVKVIK; this is translated from the coding sequence ATGGATATTAAAAAGGTAGGAATTTTATTTTTGATGTTTATTTTTTTATCATTTTGTAGTGCATTTCCCACAAACGCAATAGTTATAGCAAATAAGGATAGTGTTGACTATGATTATGCAAAATTACTAATGAACAACATGTATTCAAACAAAAAAGTAACTGTTGTTGGAAATCATATAAATATAACAGACACAAAGGTCTATTATATTCCAGCATACAACAAACTAAAAATTAGTGAAAATGGAGAAACGCTAATTGTTGAGTTTGAAAACAACAACAAATCTATACAATACAAAAGCTTAACTTACGAAAGGGAAATAAACTTTGAAAAAGATAAGAAAGTTGAATTTTTTGGAAAACTATACAAGATATTAGATCATGATGGGGATTCATTAATACTTGGAGATGAAGTGAAAAATATTACAACCAATGAATCATTTGAATACAAAAACTATAAAATTGTTCTCAAAGCTGTAAGTTTTGATAAAAATGAACTTTTAGTAGATGTATATAAGGACAATGAACTAATTGAAAGTGTTAAACTAAAGAAAGGCAAATATCACCAAGTTAAAGATTCTGATATTGGAATAATATATAACGAAACTTACGAAAGTTTAAAAAGATTGTATTTCAATTTTAATGTGTATGATGCTATAAAATTGGTTGATGGGGAAGAATTCCCATTGAACAAAGATTTTATTGTATATATTAGAGGTAATAAGATTGAATTAGAACATAAGCATCCAGAAAATCTCCCAGAGAACTTTAAAATCATGAATTTTAATGTGTATGTTGATAGTTTTGGGAATATAACAACATTTAGAGTAAAAACAACTCACAACTATGAAGAAGAAATAGATGACATTCAATATCTTGGGGATGACGTTTGGGGGATAAAGGAAGGAAATAAAACATACGTGTTCTATTGTGGGGAAAAATACAAAAACGCAACATTTTACTTTGGATGTGGAAAAATTTTAGATGATAATGTTTTGAAGGTAGATTCTGACCTAATATTAATTGGAGGGCCAGTTTCAAATAACATAACTAACCAAATAAAGGATAAGTTAAAGATAAAAATCGACAACAACAACCCAGGTAAAAATAGAGGGGTAATACAACTCATAAAAAACCCATACAATCCAAAGCACAACATTCTTGTTCTTGCAGGTTCTGATAGAAATGGTACAAAAGCATGTGTTTTGGCTGTAATTAATGGAATATACAAAAATCAAGATATTATGATTGTTGAATTAGATGGGGATAAAGTAAAAGTCATTAAATAA
- a CDS encoding 4Fe-4S binding protein, with product MITIKKSFKDLISDLGEKFEMDHEKVEEVLKNIKPIKEKTIFINPDKCVRCNLCVEECPVDAIKKPTIKRPAEITDKCVKCEICAQTCPVNAIEVIEGRAYAEKDHIVYELKELSVPHRKLRLKNYKFDRDKCVFCGICAKFCPTNAIEVEIGKNFEVDLNFCMGCGACAYVCPKDAIEVEKELGGVIFNKIISVNNDVCVGCLACIEVCPVNAIKEIPEGVEIDKEKCIFCGRCRDVCPVNAIKIEKINKD from the coding sequence ATGATAACAATAAAAAAGTCATTTAAGGATTTAATCTCAGATTTAGGAGAGAAGTTTGAGATGGATCATGAGAAAGTGGAAGAGGTATTAAAAAATATAAAACCAATAAAAGAAAAAACCATATTCATTAATCCAGATAAATGTGTGAGATGCAATCTTTGCGTTGAGGAATGTCCAGTTGACGCAATAAAAAAACCAACTATAAAGAGACCTGCTGAAATAACAGACAAATGTGTAAAATGTGAGATATGTGCCCAAACATGCCCAGTTAATGCAATTGAAGTTATTGAAGGTAGGGCTTATGCTGAAAAAGATCATATTGTCTATGAACTCAAAGAGCTCAGTGTCCCTCATAGGAAATTGAGGTTGAAGAATTACAAATTTGATAGGGATAAATGTGTATTTTGTGGTATATGTGCAAAGTTCTGCCCAACAAATGCAATAGAAGTTGAGATTGGTAAGAACTTTGAGGTTGATTTAAATTTCTGCATGGGTTGTGGGGCTTGTGCATATGTATGCCCAAAAGATGCAATAGAAGTTGAGAAGGAATTGGGAGGGGTTATATTTAACAAAATCATATCTGTAAATAATGACGTATGTGTTGGATGCCTTGCGTGTATTGAGGTCTGTCCAGTTAATGCAATAAAAGAGATACCTGAAGGAGTTGAGATAGATAAAGAAAAATGTATATTCTGCGGTAGGTGTAGAGACGTATGTCCAGTTAATGCAATAAAAATTGAAAAAATTAATAAAGATTAA
- a CDS encoding CBS domain-containing protein, whose protein sequence is MKVKELMDTNFLKVYPDYTVEEVAKLMHEKNRYSAPVVDEHDKLVGWVNAIDLLILNDEDKKKEIKEFMHDVDKVIVLNENDEAREAVIKIVKYKVVSIPVVNNEGKVVGIVRNCDITKTLAKLYDIPVYKLFKTLQEQLRGITWEELMEAAAIVTKQTTGEEITPEEYERRIKNATFGKAIWACGGLEKFFAGLIRIGEVALARKVAKKRGM, encoded by the coding sequence ATGAAAGTGAAGGAACTTATGGATACTAACTTTTTGAAGGTCTATCCAGATTATACAGTTGAGGAAGTTGCTAAATTAATGCATGAAAAAAATAGATACTCTGCCCCTGTTGTTGATGAACATGATAAATTAGTTGGATGGGTTAATGCTATTGATTTGCTAATACTTAATGATGAAGATAAAAAGAAAGAAATAAAAGAATTTATGCACGACGTTGATAAGGTTATTGTGTTAAATGAGAATGATGAGGCAAGAGAAGCGGTAATTAAAATAGTTAAGTATAAAGTTGTTAGTATTCCAGTAGTCAATAATGAGGGAAAGGTTGTGGGTATAGTTAGGAATTGTGATATTACAAAGACACTTGCAAAACTCTATGACATACCCGTTTATAAGTTATTTAAGACACTGCAGGAACAGCTTAGGGGTATAACTTGGGAAGAGTTGATGGAAGCAGCAGCAATTGTAACAAAACAGACAACTGGAGAGGAGATTACTCCTGAAGAATATGAGAGAAGGATAAAAAATGCTACATTTGGTAAGGCAATTTGGGCATGTGGTGGTTTGGAGAAGTTCTTTGCTGGTTTGATTAGGATAGGGGAGGTTGCTCTTGCAAGAAAGGTGGCAAAAAAGAGGGGTATGTAG